The Lysobacter gummosus sequence ATCAGCACTGCCAGCGAGCATCCCGATCTGACGCCAGGAGAGGTCGCACGACGGATGCTCCGGTTGGCGGAGGCGCTACAGTCGATGGATGAGGTCACCGTTGAAAGTGTGACGGAGCGTACCGGCTTGCCGCTCAAGTACGCACCGTTGGGCAAGGTGCACGCCTTCGCCATAAAGCTCCCGGAATCTGGGTGGAGCTACGGTGTTACCTACGAGCAGGACGGGTCCTACAAAGCGGTGGAGCTTGCGTACCGCCATGCAGACATCAATGAGGCATCGATGTCGCCGGTGTGCGAAGTTGACCTCGCGGCGGCATCCAAAGCACTTAAAGGCGCTGGCTATTCCGGCAAGGTGGAAGCCGACGAAATAGGACAGGCGACGGAATATGTCTTTCTACGTTCCCACATGAAAGTGCGGATCGTGCCTGCCGCCGAGTCCGCGCCGATCGATGGAAAAGCCGCCCGTTCCTGTATTCAGCAGCTGACGATCTCTTCGAGGGATTGAACATGACAAGGATGAACAAGCAGCTGGATGCTGCCGTCAAGGCGTTTGCGACTTCGCCGGGTGTGAGCGACGCTCATGTCGGGCACCTGCGCGAGGCGCTGGTCTCGGACGATGAGTTGCTGGAGGAGATGAACAAAGCCGCCAAGCTGGGGCGGCTAACGTCTTTTTCTATCTCACCCACGTCAGAAAGCTTGGTGGGAGACATCGACATTCGTAGCGGTGTGGTCGGACTTCCCATCAGCGCGTTGGCGGGGTCTGACGCCGGTTCGAAGGGGCGGTTGGATGCTGCGCTGAAAATTCAGGAAATGTCGCTGCGTTTCGGCAACAGCACTTACAAAGACGAAGCCGGCAATGTCGTTCCTGTGTCGCAAGAGATGGTGGGCAACCTGCAGTCGGCGATAAATGCCTCGCCGATGCTGGTGGAGCGTATCGGGGCCGCGATCAACGCCGAGCCAAAACCGCATCTGAAGAGCTTCGGAATTCTGCCTCATGGACAGGGAGCCGGGGCCGCTTACGATGGCGACGAAAAGGCCATGCTGATTCCGGCCTATCGGCTGCAGAACAAATCTTCAGCCAATACTTCGGGATTCGATGTCGCGCCGATGGTCTTCACGTTGGCGCATGAGACGCAGCATGGTTTCAATCATGACAAGAAGCGCGAAGCATGGGCCGCCTTCGACGCTGAGATAAAGCAGATCGCGCGCGACAAAAATCCCGTCAACGACTACACGCCACCCATCGGGAAGTTCATTCAGGCATCACGGGAGGACGAGGCACGAGCTGAGATTGCAGGTTGGAACGCGGTTGTAAGCATGAAGCGCCAAGCCGGCAGTGAAGTCAGCCTTAGTGAAATGAGTCGAACAAAAGGCATTCGTTCCTATATGTTCTTGGGCCGAGACGATGCCGCACAACAGCTGGTCGGAAAATCCGGCTTGAAATTCAACGCGGATTCGACCATAGACCCGACGCCGGGTAACGTCGAGGCCATGGGTAAGAACTACTTCGACCGTAAGCCCAAAGCAGATGGAATCGAATCAGCCGAGACGGCCACGCTGGGGCCACACAAGGAGTCTGACTACCAAAACTACTACGGCAGGAACGCGATCGAACGCGTGATTCAGTTTGATCGCGAATATGCGCATTCGGTGGGTGGTGTCGAACCGAAGATGCATATCGATATGGGCAAGCTACGCTTGAACGAGCGGCTGATCGAACGGCTAGGGCTGCAAATAGATCCGCACCCCGAACGTCCCCAGGCCTATTACGACACCAGCCAATCACCGCCGGCGTTGCATCATTTCGAGCACACCAAGACCGGGGCTAGATTGAATCAACATGTGCCGATCGAGTCGAGCGTCCTGGCCGACTCCTTAAGCACGATAGACAGCGGTCGGCCGATACCAGGCCAACAGGCGCACCCAGATC is a genomic window containing:
- a CDS encoding XVIPCD domain-containing protein, which produces MNKQLDAAVKAFATSPGVSDAHVGHLREALVSDDELLEEMNKAAKLGRLTSFSISPTSESLVGDIDIRSGVVGLPISALAGSDAGSKGRLDAALKIQEMSLRFGNSTYKDEAGNVVPVSQEMVGNLQSAINASPMLVERIGAAINAEPKPHLKSFGILPHGQGAGAAYDGDEKAMLIPAYRLQNKSSANTSGFDVAPMVFTLAHETQHGFNHDKKREAWAAFDAEIKQIARDKNPVNDYTPPIGKFIQASREDEARAEIAGWNAVVSMKRQAGSEVSLSEMSRTKGIRSYMFLGRDDAAQQLVGKSGLKFNADSTIDPTPGNVEAMGKNYFDRKPKADGIESAETATLGPHKESDYQNYYGRNAIERVIQFDREYAHSVGGVEPKMHIDMGKLRLNERLIERLGLQIDPHPERPQAYYDTSQSPPALHHFEHTKTGARLNQHVPIESSVLADSLSTIDSGRPIPGQQAHPDHGLYSQIATQVRQQDQQHGRHWDEASERMTASLLALAKENGLSQVDHVVFSIKNEHVAAGENVFVVQGRLDDPAHLRAHMKTDEAARTPEAASFEKVEAINERIARQTAQAQALGQTPEETPKGPGMGR